AGCCCTCTTTATCAATGACCCTAAAAAAGAATCTGGTTTGCAGAAGCTCTTTTATACCCACCCCCCAATTTCAGAACGGGTGGAACGCTTGAAACAAATGTAAAAAAAGTGAGGCTGATGACACTTCTAAGTGTGTTCATCAGCCTCGCTTTTTTAGTTTGCTTCAATGTAAAGATTGCTAGCAACAGTTTCTGGAATTTGAATTTCTTTTCCATCAATATTCAGGCGGTATAGTAGTGTAAAAGGGTCAAAGCCTTTCAAGGTAAAAGTTACTCCAATTTTAAGACCGACAGTTTCCAAATAATGGAGTAAATCAATTTGATCCTGAACTCGACGAAGTACATAGTCTCCAGGAGTTAGGTCTTGTGTAAAAGTCTGATTGTAGATTTCCTCTATGAGCTGACCTGACTTGGGGATTTGCCCACCGTGTGGACAGGTTTGAGGGTAATTGAGTAGGCGGTCAAGCGCATCGATGAAGTGATCAGAGACAGTATGCTCTAAAATTTCAGCCTCTTGATGAATTTGATCACAAGTGTATTGCAAGTGGTCCACCAAAAAGACTTCGATGAGGCGATGTTTCCGATAGAGTTCAGCGACATTGATTTTACCAGTTTTCGTTAGAAGATAGCCCTTGACTTTGTCTTTGATGATGAGGTCTTCTGAAATCAATTTCTTAATCATTTCCGTCACAGCAGGTGGAGACACCTGCATACGGTTTGCGATTTCCTTATTGCTTATTTTGCCTTCTTCAGTACCAATCTCATAGATACATTTGAGGTAGTCTTCTTTGTTAGGTGTCATTTCTCTTCCTTTGAAAATAGTCTCACCTTAGTATAACAGATTTATCATAAGAATACAGAATGTTTCTTAGATAAGA
The DNA window shown above is from Streptococcus salivarius and carries:
- a CDS encoding metal-dependent transcriptional regulator, whose product is MTPNKEDYLKCIYEIGTEEGKISNKEIANRMQVSPPAVTEMIKKLISEDLIIKDKVKGYLLTKTGKINVAELYRKHRLIEVFLVDHLQYTCDQIHQEAEILEHTVSDHFIDALDRLLNYPQTCPHGGQIPKSGQLIEEIYNQTFTQDLTPGDYVLRRVQDQIDLLHYLETVGLKIGVTFTLKGFDPFTLLYRLNIDGKEIQIPETVASNLYIEAN